Genomic window (Cellulosilyticum lentocellum DSM 5427):
CGTTACTGTCATTGGTGAAACTGTAACAGAAAAAGTAGTAACTATAGATGAAGTGACTTTAGAAATCAGTGAAATCATTAAAGCCATGTTAGCACCAACGGCTAATGTCTTTACTCAAAAAGTAGATAGTCCATTAGCAGCAACAGATGCAACCTTCACTGGGGAGCGAAAAATCTATGTGGCTAAACAAAAAATCGCACAGCCGGAAGTACTTATTCCAGTATTCCCAGGGACTAACTGTGAAGTAGATACAAGACGTGCTTTTGAAAGAGCCGGTGCTAAGGTAAATGAAGTACTATTTATTAACCGTACAAACAGTGACATTGAAGATTCAATTGAACGTTTATACCAAGGTATTAAGTCAGCACAAATTATTGCTTTCCCAGGTGGGTTCTCAGCTGGTGATGAGCCAGATGGTAGTGGTAAGTTCATTGCTTCCACTTTTAGAAATGAAAGATTAAAAGAAGCCATTCATGAACACCTTTATACGCAAGATGGATTAATGTTAGGAATCTGTAATGGGTTCCAAGTACTTGTTAAATTAGGGTTATTACCATATGGTGAAATTAGAGAAATGGATGGAGAATGCCCAACATTAACCTTTAATACGATTGGTAAACATATTTCTCTTATGGCTAGAACAAAAATTACAAGTGTGCAATCTCCATGGCTTAACGGGGTTAGCTTAGGTGATCTTCATGAAATCCCACTTTCACATGGTGAAGGTCGTTTCGTAGCACCAGAAGCTATGTTGAAAGAGCTTATTGCTAAAGGTCAAGTATTTAGCCAATATGTAGATGAAAATGGTTTTGCAAGCCAAGATGGCAATGTCAATGTGAATGGTAGTATGCATAACATCGAGGGGATTATATCTGCTGATGGCCGTATTATAGGTAAGATGGGACATAGTGAACGTGTGGGTAAATTTGTTCATAAAAATATTCCAGGTAATAAAGAGCAAAATCTGTTTACATCTGGGGTGAATTACTTTAAATAAAAAACAAGCTATGTGAAGCGTAGTTTTAAATAGATGGTTTATGAAATAGCAGAGAATAGATAGTCGGTTATATAGTCTAAAAAGAGTAGATTACAAGAGAGTGTAACTTAGGAGGTTATTATGAAAGTAGCTTTTGTTATGGGAAGTGACTCAGATCTTCCAGTTGTAGAAAAAGGTGTAAAAACAGTTAAGGATTTTGGCGTAGAGGTAGAGGTTAGAGTTATTTCGGCTCACCGCACACCTTATGCTGCTGAAGAATTTGCGAGAGATGCAGAGAAAAATGGCATTGGTGTCATTATTGCAGCAGCAGGTAAAGCGGCTCATTTAGGCGGTGTTATTGCTGCTTTTACGACATTGCCTGTTATTGGGCTTCCTATTAAGTCTAGTACTATGGATGGTCTTGATTCACTTTTATCAATGGTACAAATGCCTCCAGGTATTCC
Coding sequences:
- the purE gene encoding 5-(carboxyamino)imidazole ribonucleotide mutase, whose amino-acid sequence is MKVAFVMGSDSDLPVVEKGVKTVKDFGVEVEVRVISAHRTPYAAEEFARDAEKNGIGVIIAAAGKAAHLGGVIAAFTTLPVIGLPIKSSTMDGLDSLLSMVQMPPGIPVATVAIDGAENAGILAVQMLALSSPELKEKLALHKKNMAEKVAEKDAAVSARFQ